The Pongo abelii isolate AG06213 chromosome 19, NHGRI_mPonAbe1-v2.0_pri, whole genome shotgun sequence genome includes the window CAGCAGGTGAGGTTTCCTGAGCACATGCCACGCGCTGGCACGGTCCTTTCCAGGCCGATCGCATGTCTCACCTCATCTAATCCTTGAGCCAACTCCCCAGGTGCCACTGTGGCCGACCAGCTGAGTGTAGATGAGAGGATCGAGAGGCACACAGGGTGACCTTCCCCGCCCAGGGCACATGGGTATCtaagggatgggggtggggccaAAATCTAGCTCCGCTCCACCAGGCCACAGCCCTGCTGGGCCCCTGGGGTAATCCAGGGGTCATCCATCATCTGCGGCTCTCAACAGTCTCTGGCCATCCTGAGGCTCTCTGTGCGACCTTGGGGAGGAGAGGGCTGGTCCCGAAGGGCTGCCAACACCCAAGGGCCCTCACCTGCAGGAGTGGAGGGGACATCGGGGCCGCTGACCGGAGGTTCCATGGGCCCAGGgtagggtggtggtgggggctgcACGTATCCCATGGCCCCGTCCATCATGGGGGGTCCTGGATAGAACTCTGCTTGGCGAGAGAGCAACAAGGACACAGTGAGCACCCAGCTGTGGCCCCCTCCGAGGGGGGGCCTCTCCAGCTCCTTTGTTAGTCCTGAAGCAGCTCAAGCAATGAAGTCTCCCTGGCCTGGGGGGAGCCTGGGTGGGTGGGCTCATGAGGGGGGGTTGGGCAGCAAAGGACACACTCACCAGGCGGGGGCGGTGGATAGGGGTAGCCAGGAGGGCAGGGGTACATTCCATTGGCGACTGGCGGGGGATAGACATAGGCCCCGCTGGGCATGTAAGAGTAGCCATAGGCTCCACTGGGGACTTCACCTCTGGAGGCTACAAGTACaaggggaaagagaaatgagCGTGGCCTGCcttggggcagggagagggcgGCCCCGCTGCCTGCAGATGGGAGCTACTGGGTCTCGGGGATGTGCCCCGCAGACATGCTCtgtccatcccactccactctccACCCATACTCGGGAGGCCGCCTTGGTCAGGGATGAGAGAGGATGGGAGCGGTCAGAGCAAGGGGAAGGCAAGGGAGGTCAAGGACAAGGGTGGAGGGTGGACAGAGGCCGGGAGGGAGGCTCGGGGCTGGGGTAGGAGTGAGCTGGCGGAGGATGTCTGCTGGCCCATCCCTCAGTCATTTTCAGTGGCTGCGGAACCGCAGTTTAATGGTTGGTTTAGTGTTTGTTTTATGAGGCCATAGTAAAGTGTCCTTGAGTCCAAACAGCTTTGTCAAAACGTCATCCACCTGCTCCAGGCAGGGAAACGCAGTCTCTGAGGTACAGGACAGAGCTGATGCCAATGACAGCTTTCCTTCCCAACTCCTAGGCCTGGTCAGCCTGGTGCCCACTTACCTCTTGAGTtcttgaaaaagcaaaacaaaaaggaagcaaACTCAAACCAAACCCCTACATGTTCAGTATGTCCTTAGCCCCTAATCTTCGGAGCTTGGATACCTTGAGATGCCACCTGGAGCATCCGCTGTCCGAACTCAATGGCGCCCCCTGCCGTGAAAGTCAACTTGTAGGAAGCAGAACCTTCCCAGCCACCTGAGAGGGGAAGGACAGTGAATaaacagcacaggaaaagaaaatttatgcCCAAAGAGATGGCTGTTTTCCTCTCCAGGGCTTCATCCAACGCCCGGTAGGCCTGTGGGGGCTGGGCGTGCACTGTGATAGGGACTTCCCAGTGCCATGGTTTCCAGCCTGCTGCCTGCATAGGAGCCGGCACTGCAGCCCGGCCTGGCCCTGCTGTACTCGCTTCCCCCTTTGGATCAATGGCCTCTCCTTCCTGGAACAAGCCTGTCCTCCCACCCCTGGCCCAATATGTACACGGGTGCCAAGGCCACCTTGGTTTGGTTTTAGAACTAACATCAAGGTTTCTCTCCGCCCCAGTCAAGCACTCGGCAGCTTCACAGGAACAAGCCCACTCAGCAACAGCCGACCTTAAAATTCAGAGCAGACCTCTCGTCCTAAGGGGGCCCAAGGACAGACTCTGGCCCCTCTAGCCTGGCTTCTGCCCAAAGGGGGACCAAGAGCGCCTCAATAGCAAGGGCGGGCCTGGCTGGGTGTCAAGGGGAAGGCGAGTTCAGTGCAGAGGTCTCTGGGGCCTGCCAAAAAGCCAGCCCCAAAGCAGGGTGACTCTGGCTTCCCAGAGGCAGCTGCCTCTTCCTGGCTCTCATGAAAAGGCCTCTCTCAAGAACCTGATGCAGCTCCTTCCTGAGTCTAAAATTTGTATGCGCTCACCAAGTCGCACTAAGCATCTTGACTCAGTCTGCAGGCTTCTGCAGACTTCACGCTCTGAAAAGCTGATCTGAGCTGCCGTCTTTCATGCCAGCATTTTCCCCAGCTCTTGGCAATCAAACCCCACCAGCTGGCAGCCCAGAGCTGGGAAGAGGTCATGGCTAGGGCGATAAGAGTCTGAAGGGGATGCCCCCACGGCAGCAGTCAGAGGTTCCCAGGGCACCTCCCTGGAGGCCCCATCCGTGACCCTGAGTTCCCATCACCTACCTCCCGCTTCCGCCTTCactgttcccttgatgtagtttGCACCAAATACGGGCTGCTTGATCTCACAGTCTTTCATGAGATAAAATGGCATCATGAAGGACTGCATGGCATCCTTGCCCTTGGACAGAAAGATGACCTGCAGGGAGAGAGGGTGAGGCCATCAGTACCGGAAGCACAGCCCACGCTGCCATGCTTCCTGCCTGCTTCCTGGGAGTGACGAGTCCGCTCCCAGTGCCAGGGTCCAGCAGCCCCACGGCTCgctctgtgccagacactccTGGAGAGAGCTTTGGAAAGGGAAAGGGCTCACCGCAGCCTGGAGAGGCCAAGCTCACGTACACGGGAGAAAAACATGCTGGTCACAGATAGTATCTATGAGCAGGGCAGACCGCTTTGTCACTGACatggtggtggggtggtggtggcagtgttgCCTAAGTGAAGGGGCCTACGAAGCTAGGGAAGGACAGGAAGAGGCAAGGCAGGGACGGGTTCCTGAAAGGCGGGGGTCTCCAGCCTGAACTCTCCAGAACTGAGAATGATGGTGCAGTAGGTCACTAGCTCCCATTGAGGGGAGTTACAAACAGCAACAAGAGCTCTCCTGGAGCCTGTGCCTGGAGAAAcccttgagttttcttttttcctttttttttttttttaagatggagtctcactctgtggccccggctggagtgcagtggcgcgatctcggctcactgcaagctccgcctcctgggttcacaccattctcctgcctcagcctcccgagtagctgggattacaggcatccgccaccacgcctggctaatcttttgtatttttagtagagatggggtttcaccatgttagccaggatggtctcgatctcctgacctcatgatccgcccgcctcggcctcccaaagtgctgggattacaggtgtgagccactgtgcccggccccggCCAGGGTTTTAAACCCACGACTTTAATCTGTGACTGAAGATGCCAACTTGAGCCtccagagatggggttttgagaTTCCCCTGTCTCTGCTAAATCATGGAGATTAAAACTTGAAAATATGCTCCTCTTCTTCCAGCTGTCTTTGAGtctaagtcttcttttttttaaggcagggtatcactctgttgcccaggctggagtgcagtggcatgatcgcagctcactgcagcctcaacctctccggGCTCCAGTTATTCTCCACCgtagcctctcaggtagctgggactagaggcatgtgccaccacacccagctaatttttatgttttttgtagagatggggttttgccatgttgcccaggctggtctcgaactcctgagttcaagtggtccgcctgccttggcctcccaaagtgctgggattacaggcatgagcctccgcacCAGCCTGTCTTTGAGTCTAAATCTTGAGTAGCCACAGGCAGCAATCCTTTTGCAAGAACATCCATTTGTATTTTTCAACCTCTCAGAGCCCACGTGGGTAACTCTCAGGCAGGGCCCATTCTGCAGCCTGGCATTTGTCATTCTGCGGGGTGGTACCGGGCTCTCTGCCCAGTCCGGAGGCTGTGCCACGCAACTGTACCCTGTTTACTGGATTCCTCACTCTGGATACGCACAGGGCTTCATGGGCTACtctcacagaaaacaaaatactaataataatagtcTCTGGCCTCCAGGCCCAAGTCATGCCAGCGGCTGCATCCAAATCTACAGAGGTTTTGCAGCAGCAGCTCTGGAATTGACATGGGTTCACTGCCCAGTGGTCAGGTCAGTTACACAAAGAGCATGGTGGTTCTGGAATCCAGGAGCATGTGACAGAGAAACAGGCAGAGTGAAGCACTAACACTCACCAGGGTTCAGAGGCCACCTGactcatgaggctgaggaggACCTGAGACTAAGACTCACGTCGCCTCCAACAGCAACAAGCATCTCAACCAACTGCCCTGCTGTGCAACTCACCCGGTAAGGGGTAAGGTAGACGGTGCCTTTCTTGGTCCCTTTGAAGGCTTCTGGCACGTTCTTCATGTCATTGAATGTGAGTTCCACATGATCATAGGACATTAGGATGCTGTgatgagaaaagaggaaaagcctCGATGAGACAGTATGGAGATGCGACGTCACCCAGACAGTGGGCCTTTCTCCCAAGCAGCTGCCCGGCACATCAGCTCTTATAACCTCTCAACAGTGCTGCATTAAAACCAGtcacagggccgggcacggtggctcacgcctgtaatcccagcactttgggaggccgaggtgagcggatcacccctggtcaggagtttgagaccagcctggccaacatggtgaaaccccatctctactaaaaacacaaaaaaattagccgggcatcgtggcaggcacctgtaatcccagctactcaggaggctgaggcgggagaatcacttgaacccaggaggcggaggttgcagtgagctgagatggcgccattgcactccagcctgggcaacaagagagaagctctgtctcaaaaacaaataaataaataaagccattcatggggccaggcgcagtggcccacacctgtaatcccagcactttgggaggctgaggcgggtgaatcgcttgagtctaggagtttgagagcagcctgggcaacatggcgagaccccatctctacaaaaaaactaaaaaccaacaaaaaaaacccattaatATAGCCATGGAAGAAATGAGCAGGTTGGGGTTCTGTAAAATTTCCCAAACTCTGCTTATACAGCCCCCAAATGATCAACATGGTAGCAGAGCTACAGGGCTCTGGAGAGGCCGTCATCCCTCAAGCAGGTTAGATAATCTGGCTTAacccttctatttttttttttttttttttttttgagacagagtctcactctgtcacccaggctggagtgcagtggcatgatcttggctcactgcaagctccacctcccgggttcacgccattctcctgccttggcctcccaagtagctgggactacaggtgcccaccaccacgactggctaattttttttttttttgagacggagtttcactcttgttgcacaggctgcacTGCAataggatctcggctcactgcaacctccacctcctgggttcaagcgattctcctgcctcagcctcccaagtagctgggattacaggcatgcgccaccacgcccgactaattttttgtatttagtagagacgaggtttcaccatgttggtcaggcaggtttcaaactcctgacctcaagtgatccacccacctcagcctcccaaagtgctgggattaccggcatgagccaccatgcccagtctaatTATCAAATTTTGGACACTGGACTTACACTTCAATTGTTATAGATATAACGTTCAGATAGCAGGCTGAAGCACTTTCTAAAACAAGGCACACCTTACTTAGCAGGACTGAGCCCTAAGCCAGGTAGAAGGCCGAGCAGGACAGATACATTCTTGTCTCAGGAAGTTCGACAGAGATAGAAAAACAGTCCCCAGAGATGTTGCCAAATGGCACGAAAAGCTGGACAGGCCTGGGAACTGACTCACACACAGAGATGCAACAAAACAGTGTGAGGTGTCTCTGATTACATGATAAAAAGGTTCACACGGTTCTGTTTGTCTTCTGCCTCCCCCCATATATCACAACTTTCTCTGATTGGAGAAGGGTAAGTGGGAAACAACTGGTATAAGAAAGGaaaag containing:
- the WBP2 gene encoding WW domain-binding protein 2 isoform X2, whose amino-acid sequence is MALNKNHSEGGGVIVNNTESILMSYDHVELTFNDMKNVPEAFKGTKKGTVYLTPYRVIFLSKGKDAMQSFMMPFYLMKDCEIKQPVFGANYIKGTVKAEAGGGWEGSASYKLTFTAGGAIEFGQRMLQVASQASRGEVPSGAYGYSYMPSGAYVYPPPVANGMYPCPPGYPYPPPPPEFYPGPPMMDGAMGYVQPPPPPYPGPMEPPVSGPDVPSTPAAEAKAAEAAASAYYNPGNPHNVYMPTSQPPPPPYYPPEDKKTQ
- the WBP2 gene encoding WW domain-binding protein 2 isoform X3 translates to MALNKNHSEGGGVIVNNTESILMSYDHVELTFNDMKNVPEAFKGTKKGTVYLTPYRVIFLSKGKDAMQSFMMPFYLMKDCEIKQPVFGANYIKGTVKAEAGGGWEGSASYKLTFTAGGAIEFGQRMLQVASQEFYPGPPMMDGAMGYVQPPPPPYPGPMEPPVSGPDVPSTPAAEAKAAEAAASAYYNPGNPHNVYMPTSQPPPPPYYPPEDKKTQ
- the WBP2 gene encoding WW domain-binding protein 2 isoform X1 — protein: MALNKNHSEGGGVIVNNTESILMSYDHVELTFNDMKNVPEAFKGTKKGTVYLTPYRVIFLSKGKDAMQSFMMPFYLMKDCEIKQPVFGANYIKGTVKAEAGGGWEGSASYKLTFTAGGAIEFGQRMLQVASQASRGEVPSGAYGYSYMPSGAYVYPPPVANGMYPCPPGYPYPPPPPAEFYPGPPMMDGAMGYVQPPPPPYPGPMEPPVSGPDVPSTPAAEAKAAEAAASAYYNPGNPHNVYMPTSQPPPPPYYPPEDKKTQ